From the Lathyrus oleraceus cultivar Zhongwan6 chromosome 4, CAAS_Psat_ZW6_1.0, whole genome shotgun sequence genome, one window contains:
- the LOC127076127 gene encoding GRF1-interacting factor 2: MQQTPQMIPMMPSFPQTNITTEQIQKYLDENKKLILAILDNQNLGKLAECAQYQAQLQKNLMYLAAIADAQPQTPTLPPQMAPHPAMQQQGFFMQHPQAAAAAMAQQQGMFPQKMPMQFSGNPHQMQDQQQQQQQLHQQAMQGQMGHRAGGMNNGMHPMHNVHNEAALGGGSGGVGGQNDGRGGGSKQDASETGTAGGDGQGSSAATAATHNSGDGSEEAK, encoded by the exons ATGCAGCAAACACCTCAAATGATTCCTATGATGCCTTCGTTCCCACAGACAAACATAACCACCGAGCAGATTCAAAAA TATCTTGACGAGAACAAGAAATTGATTTTGGCAATACTGGACAATCAAAATCTTGGGAAACTCGCAGAATGTGCCCA GTATCAAGCTCAACTTCAGAAGAATTTGATGTATTTAGCTGCAATTGCTGATGCGCAGCCACAGACACCGACCTTGCCTCCGCAG ATGGCCCCGCACCCTGCAATGCAACAACAAGGGTTCTTTATGCAGCATCCTCAAGCTGCTGCTGCAGCAATGGCTCAGCAACAAGGGATGTTCCCGCAAAAGATGCCAATGCAGTTCAGTGGTAATCCACATCAAATGCAGGACCAACAGCAACAGCAGCAGCAGCTTCATCAGCAGGCTATGCAAGGTCAAATGGGACATAGGGCCGGAGGGATGAATAACGGCATGCATCCAATGCACAATGTGCACAATGAGGCTGCTCTCGGTGGTGGTAGTGGTGGAGTTGGTGGTCAGAATGATGGACGTGGTGGTGGAAGCAAGCAAGATGCTTCTGAAACTGGGACAGCCGGTGGAGATGGGCAAGGAAGCTCCGCCGCCACTGCAGCGACGCATAACAGTGGAGACGGTTCGGAAGAGGCGAAGTGA